One genomic segment of Mycolicibacterium chubuense NBB4 includes these proteins:
- a CDS encoding MMPL family transporter encodes MLHRIALLAIAAPRRILAGALLVMVACGVFGVPVAEHLSAGGFQDPTSESAQATRLLVDKFDQGDMDLLITVSSATGALGPDARAVGTDIATRLAQSPHVGDVSSAWTAPPSAAPALISEDGKTGLIVAAITGGDSDGQKYAKELTDALVYDRDGVAVRAGGVASTYVQINAQSEKDLLTMEAIAIPLSFVVLVWIFGGLLAAALPLAVGAFAILGSMAVLRGLTLITEVSIFALNLTIAMGLALAIDYTLLIISRYRDELADGGDRHSALLRTMVTAGRTVLFSAMTVALSMVAMVLFPMYFLKSFAYAGIAVVAFAAVAAIVVAPAAIVLAGDRLDSMDVRKLVRRMRNRPEPAPKPVEQMFWYRSTKFVMRRSIPIAAAVVAFLVLLGLPFLGAKWGFPDDRVLPPSATARQVGDDLRANFAIDSARNVPVVLPDADGVTLAALDDYAAELSRVEDVSSVSAPGGTFVRGVKAGPPSAPAGLADGSAFLTVASTAPLFTAASETQLDRLHAVPPPAGKHAQLTGLAQINRDSAESITSRLPTVLGIIAAITFVLLFLLTGSVVLPLKALVLNVLSLTAAFGALVWIFQDGHLSGLGTTPTGTLVANMPVLLFCIAFGLSMDYEVFLLSRIREYWLKSGRTNPEIAPRVRSDESVALGLARTGRVVTAAALLMSISFAALIAAKVAFMRMFGVGLTLAIIADATLVRMLLVPAFMHLLGRWNWWAPRPLAWLHARIGISEAPEDTSPVSPPAQAPVASAEKG; translated from the coding sequence GTGTTGCACCGCATCGCATTGCTGGCCATCGCAGCACCCCGGCGCATCCTCGCCGGCGCACTCCTCGTGATGGTGGCGTGCGGCGTCTTCGGCGTGCCCGTCGCCGAACACCTGTCGGCCGGCGGATTCCAGGATCCGACGTCGGAGTCCGCGCAGGCCACCAGATTGCTGGTCGACAAGTTCGATCAGGGCGACATGGACCTGCTGATCACCGTCAGCTCGGCCACCGGCGCACTGGGTCCCGATGCGCGGGCCGTCGGCACCGACATCGCCACCCGGCTCGCGCAGTCCCCGCACGTGGGAGACGTCTCGTCGGCGTGGACCGCCCCGCCGTCGGCCGCTCCTGCGCTCATCAGCGAGGACGGCAAGACGGGGCTGATCGTCGCGGCCATCACCGGGGGCGACAGCGACGGACAGAAGTACGCCAAGGAACTCACCGACGCGCTCGTCTACGACCGCGACGGGGTCGCCGTGCGCGCGGGCGGAGTGGCCTCGACCTATGTGCAGATCAACGCGCAGAGCGAAAAAGACCTGCTCACGATGGAAGCGATCGCGATCCCGCTGAGTTTCGTCGTGCTGGTGTGGATTTTCGGCGGACTGCTCGCCGCGGCGCTGCCGCTGGCGGTGGGGGCCTTCGCGATCCTGGGCTCCATGGCGGTGCTGCGCGGCCTCACGCTGATCACCGAGGTGTCGATCTTCGCGCTGAACCTCACGATCGCCATGGGCCTGGCGCTGGCCATCGACTACACGCTGCTGATCATCAGCCGGTACCGGGACGAACTGGCCGACGGCGGCGATCGCCACAGCGCGCTGCTGCGCACGATGGTCACCGCAGGGCGCACCGTGTTGTTCTCGGCGATGACGGTCGCGCTGTCGATGGTCGCGATGGTGCTCTTCCCGATGTACTTCCTGAAGTCGTTCGCGTACGCGGGCATCGCGGTGGTGGCCTTCGCCGCCGTGGCCGCCATCGTGGTGGCTCCTGCGGCGATCGTGCTCGCGGGAGACCGGCTCGACTCCATGGACGTGCGCAAGCTCGTCCGCCGGATGCGCAACAGGCCCGAGCCGGCCCCCAAGCCCGTCGAGCAGATGTTCTGGTATCGATCGACGAAATTCGTCATGCGCCGGTCGATTCCGATCGCCGCCGCTGTCGTCGCGTTCCTGGTGCTGCTGGGCTTGCCGTTCCTCGGCGCGAAGTGGGGGTTCCCCGACGACCGCGTGCTCCCGCCGTCCGCCACGGCCCGCCAGGTGGGTGACGACCTGCGCGCGAACTTCGCCATCGACTCCGCGCGCAACGTCCCGGTCGTCCTACCGGACGCCGACGGTGTCACGCTCGCGGCGCTCGACGATTACGCCGCCGAACTGTCCCGGGTCGAGGACGTCTCCTCGGTGTCCGCGCCGGGGGGCACGTTCGTTCGCGGAGTCAAGGCGGGGCCGCCGTCCGCCCCGGCGGGTCTCGCCGACGGCAGCGCGTTCCTGACCGTCGCCAGCACGGCGCCGCTGTTCACCGCCGCGTCCGAAACGCAGCTGGACCGGCTGCACGCCGTCCCGCCACCCGCGGGTAAGCACGCGCAACTGACGGGTCTGGCCCAGATCAACCGCGACAGTGCCGAATCGATCACCTCGCGGCTGCCGACGGTCCTCGGCATCATCGCCGCGATCACGTTCGTGCTGCTGTTCTTGCTCACTGGCAGCGTCGTGCTTCCGCTGAAAGCCTTGGTGCTCAACGTCTTGTCTCTGACAGCAGCGTTCGGTGCGCTCGTGTGGATCTTCCAGGACGGTCACCTGTCCGGGCTCGGAACGACACCGACCGGCACCCTGGTGGCCAACATGCCGGTGCTGTTGTTCTGCATCGCGTTCGGGCTGTCGATGGACTACGAGGTGTTCCTGCTGTCCCGGATCCGGGAGTACTGGCTGAAATCCGGTCGCACCAACCCCGAAATCGCTCCTCGCGTGCGCAGTGACGAGAGCGTCGCCCTCGGCCTGGCCCGCACCGGCCGCGTGGTCACCGCGGCGGCGCTGCTGATGTCGATCTCGTTTGCGGCGTTGATCGCGGCCAAGGTGGCGTTCATGCGGATGTTCGGCGTCGGCCTCACGCTGGCGATCATCGCGGACGCGACGCTGGTGCGGATGCTGCTGGTGCCGGCCTTCATGCATCTGCTGGGGCGCTGGAACTGGTGGGCGCCGCGCCCGCTGGCCTGGCTGCACGCGCGGATCGGTATCAGCGAAGCTCCCGAGGACACGTCGCCGGTGTCACCGCCGGCGCAGGCCCCCGTAGCGTCCGCGGAGAAGGGCTAG
- a CDS encoding NAD(P)H-binding protein, translated as MNSVRTLVTGATGYIGSRLVTALLADGHQVVAASRNPDRLAGFGWRDEVSTVALDAHDEDSARRAFTESGPVDVVYYLVHGIGQPGFRDADNHAAANVAKAAKAAGVRRIVYLGGFVPDGDDLSEHLTSRAEVAAALKVDGGPDVVWLGAAIVIGAGSTSFEMLRYVGDRFLLLPLPEWSANPIDPISVRDVVYYLVEAADTDTVPAGAYDIRGPETTTYGDLLRTYARVAGIWRAPVPVYGIDTGLVSKVTGVVLPVPSGLAADLVESLDYPMMASEDGLAGIVPEPADGLIGVEDAIRRAVTSPPRRPVDELADPHHLADTDPDWAGGDASRLKHLASTVTPSVVHPVLGLIGLVPGPVAAAVRTGVDHVLGFLPKVAPA; from the coding sequence GTGAACTCCGTGCGGACATTGGTGACCGGCGCCACCGGTTACATCGGATCTCGTCTCGTCACCGCTCTGCTCGCTGACGGTCATCAGGTCGTCGCAGCCAGCCGCAATCCCGATCGGCTCGCCGGGTTCGGCTGGCGCGACGAGGTGTCGACAGTGGCGCTCGACGCGCACGACGAGGACTCCGCGCGCCGGGCGTTCACCGAATCGGGGCCCGTGGACGTCGTCTACTACCTGGTCCACGGCATCGGTCAGCCCGGTTTCCGGGACGCGGACAACCACGCGGCCGCCAACGTCGCGAAGGCCGCCAAAGCCGCCGGTGTGCGCCGCATCGTCTACCTCGGCGGTTTCGTCCCCGACGGCGACGACCTGTCGGAACACCTGACCAGTCGCGCCGAGGTGGCGGCCGCCCTCAAAGTCGACGGGGGTCCGGACGTGGTCTGGCTCGGCGCGGCCATCGTGATCGGCGCCGGATCGACGTCCTTCGAGATGCTCCGCTACGTCGGTGACCGCTTCCTGCTGCTGCCCCTTCCGGAGTGGTCGGCGAACCCGATCGATCCGATCTCCGTGCGTGACGTCGTCTACTACCTCGTCGAGGCGGCCGACACGGACACCGTGCCCGCCGGGGCGTACGACATCCGCGGGCCGGAGACCACCACCTACGGTGATCTCCTGCGCACCTATGCCCGTGTCGCCGGCATCTGGCGCGCGCCGGTGCCCGTCTACGGCATCGACACCGGGCTGGTGTCGAAGGTGACCGGTGTCGTGCTTCCCGTGCCGAGTGGGCTGGCAGCCGATCTCGTTGAATCCCTTGATTATCCGATGATGGCGTCCGAGGACGGCCTGGCCGGCATCGTCCCTGAACCCGCCGACGGGCTGATCGGCGTCGAAGACGCCATCCGACGCGCGGTGACGAGCCCACCCCGGCGTCCGGTCGACGAGCTCGCCGACCCCCACCACCTGGCCGACACCGACCCGGACTGGGCCGGCGGCGATGCATCGCGGCTCAAGCATCTCGCGAGCACGGTGACGCCGTCGGTCGTGCACCCGGTGCTCGGCCTGATCGGGCTGGTGCCCGGTCCCGTCGCGGCGGCGGTCCGCACCGGGGTGGACCACGTCCTCGGATTCCTGCCGAAGGTGGCCCCTGCGTGA
- a CDS encoding NAD(P)H-dependent flavin oxidoreductase has protein sequence MSIRTKFTETFGVEHPIAQGGMQWVGRAELVAAVANAGALGFITALTQPTPADLANEIARTRDLTDKPFGVNLTILPAINPPPYDEYRQVIVDAGIKIVETAGSNPAPHLPMFHDNGIKVLHKCTSVRHAVKAQSLGVDGISIDGFECAGHPGEDDIPGLVLIPAAADKIEIPMIASGGFADARGLVAALALGADGINMGSRFMCTVESCIHQNVKEAIVAGDERGTELIFRSLHNTARVASNTVSREVVEILKQGGQFDDVKDLVAGVRGRRVFDEGDVDAGIWTVGTAMGLINDIPTVSELVSRIVGEAEDLITGRLTGMVAPVAQRV, from the coding sequence GTGAGTATCAGGACGAAGTTCACCGAGACGTTCGGTGTCGAGCATCCGATCGCCCAGGGCGGGATGCAGTGGGTCGGTCGCGCGGAACTCGTTGCGGCCGTTGCCAATGCAGGGGCGTTAGGCTTCATCACCGCGCTGACGCAGCCGACACCGGCCGATCTGGCCAATGAGATCGCCCGCACGCGCGATCTGACCGACAAGCCGTTCGGCGTGAATCTGACCATCCTGCCGGCGATCAACCCTCCGCCGTACGACGAGTACCGCCAGGTGATCGTCGACGCCGGCATCAAGATCGTGGAGACCGCGGGTTCGAACCCGGCGCCGCACCTGCCGATGTTCCACGACAACGGGATCAAGGTGCTGCACAAGTGCACGTCGGTGCGCCACGCCGTCAAGGCTCAGTCACTCGGTGTGGACGGCATCAGCATCGACGGCTTCGAATGCGCGGGGCATCCCGGTGAGGACGACATCCCGGGACTGGTGCTGATCCCGGCGGCCGCCGACAAGATCGAGATCCCGATGATCGCCTCCGGCGGGTTCGCGGACGCCCGCGGTCTGGTGGCGGCACTGGCGCTGGGGGCCGACGGCATCAACATGGGATCGCGGTTCATGTGCACCGTGGAGTCCTGCATCCACCAGAACGTCAAAGAAGCGATCGTGGCCGGCGATGAGCGGGGTACGGAGTTGATCTTCCGGAGCCTGCACAACACCGCGCGGGTGGCGTCGAACACGGTGTCGCGTGAGGTCGTCGAGATCCTCAAGCAAGGCGGTCAGTTCGACGACGTCAAGGATCTGGTGGCCGGCGTGCGCGGGCGGCGGGTCTTCGACGAGGGGGACGTCGACGCCGGCATCTGGACGGTGGGAACGGCGATGGGGCTGATCAACGACATTCCCACGGTGTCGGAATTGGTCTCGCGCATCGTCGGGGAGGCCGAGGATCTGATCACCGGACGGCTGACTGGGATGGTCGCGCCGGTCGCGCAGCGGGTCTGA
- a CDS encoding 3-hydroxyacyl-CoA dehydrogenase yields MEIKDAVAVVTGGASGLGLATTKRLLDRGASVVVIDLKGGDVVKELGPRAKFVEANVTDPEQVSAALDAAEEMGPLRIDINCAGIGNAIKTLGKEGPFPLDGFRKVVEVNLIGTFNVIRLAAERIAKTEPVDGERGVIVNTASVAAFEGQIGQAAYSASKGGVVGMTLPIARDLSRDLIRVVTIAPGLFKTPLLGSLPEDAQASLGKQVPHPARLGDPDEYGALAVHIVENPMLNGETIRLDGAIRMAPR; encoded by the coding sequence GTGGAGATCAAGGACGCCGTAGCCGTCGTCACCGGAGGCGCCTCCGGACTGGGCCTGGCAACCACCAAGCGACTGCTCGACCGCGGAGCGTCGGTCGTGGTGATCGACCTCAAGGGCGGGGACGTCGTCAAGGAACTGGGCCCGCGAGCCAAGTTCGTCGAGGCCAACGTCACCGACCCCGAGCAGGTCAGCGCTGCGCTGGACGCCGCCGAGGAGATGGGCCCGCTGCGCATCGACATCAACTGCGCGGGGATCGGCAACGCGATCAAGACGCTGGGCAAGGAGGGGCCGTTCCCGCTCGACGGGTTCCGCAAGGTCGTGGAGGTCAACCTGATCGGCACCTTCAACGTCATCCGGCTTGCCGCGGAGCGGATCGCCAAGACCGAGCCGGTCGACGGGGAGCGCGGCGTCATCGTGAACACCGCGTCGGTGGCCGCGTTCGAGGGCCAGATCGGGCAGGCGGCGTATTCGGCGTCCAAGGGCGGCGTGGTCGGCATGACGCTGCCGATCGCGCGTGACCTCTCCCGCGACCTGATCCGGGTGGTGACCATCGCACCCGGGTTGTTCAAGACCCCGCTGCTGGGCTCGCTGCCCGAGGACGCGCAGGCGTCGCTGGGCAAGCAGGTGCCGCACCCCGCGCGGCTGGGTGATCCCGACGAGTACGGCGCGCTGGCCGTGCACATCGTCGAGAACCCGATGCTCAACGGCGAGACGATCCGGCTGGACGGAGCGATCCGGATGGCCCCGCGATGA
- a CDS encoding CaiB/BaiF CoA transferase family protein, whose translation MAGPLQGLRVVELAGIGPGPHAAMILGDLGADVVRIERPGKGAGPATTPSRDYLLRNRRSVAANLKDPDDVKRVLSLIGKADVLIEGFRPGVTERLGLGPEDCAKVNEGLIYARMTGWGQQGPRAQQAGHDINYISLNGTLHAIGRAGERPVPPLNLVGDFGGGSMFLLVGVLSALWERQRSGKGQVVDAAMVDGSSVLSTMMWAFRGMGMWSDERGVNMLDTGAPYYDTYTCADGRYVAVGAIEPQFYAEMLAGVGLDVAELPDQNDMSRWPELRARLTEAFAAQDRDHWAEVFAGTDACVTPVLSFAEVESEPHNTERDTFYRENGYLYPAPAPRFSRTATSAPKPPGVPGADTEAVVQDWV comes from the coding sequence ATGGCTGGACCTCTGCAAGGACTGCGAGTCGTGGAGCTGGCCGGTATCGGCCCCGGCCCGCACGCCGCGATGATCCTCGGCGACCTCGGCGCCGACGTCGTACGGATCGAACGCCCCGGCAAGGGTGCGGGTCCCGCGACCACTCCGAGCCGCGACTACCTGTTGCGCAACCGGCGCTCGGTGGCGGCGAACCTCAAAGACCCCGACGACGTGAAGAGGGTGCTGAGCCTGATCGGCAAGGCCGACGTACTCATCGAGGGCTTCCGCCCGGGCGTCACCGAGCGTCTCGGTCTCGGTCCGGAGGACTGCGCCAAGGTCAACGAGGGCCTGATCTACGCGCGGATGACCGGCTGGGGCCAGCAGGGTCCGCGCGCCCAGCAGGCGGGCCACGACATCAACTACATCTCCCTCAACGGCACGCTGCACGCGATCGGCCGGGCCGGTGAGCGGCCGGTGCCGCCGCTGAACCTGGTCGGCGACTTCGGCGGCGGGTCGATGTTCCTGCTCGTCGGCGTGCTCTCGGCGCTGTGGGAGCGGCAGCGCTCCGGCAAGGGCCAGGTGGTCGACGCCGCGATGGTCGACGGCTCGAGCGTGCTGTCGACCATGATGTGGGCGTTCCGCGGCATGGGGATGTGGAGCGACGAGCGCGGCGTCAACATGCTCGACACCGGTGCGCCGTACTACGACACCTACACCTGCGCCGACGGCCGCTACGTCGCGGTCGGTGCCATCGAGCCGCAGTTCTACGCCGAGATGCTCGCGGGTGTCGGTCTCGACGTGGCCGAGTTGCCCGACCAGAACGACATGAGCCGCTGGCCCGAGCTGCGGGCGCGGCTGACCGAGGCGTTCGCCGCCCAAGACCGCGACCACTGGGCCGAGGTGTTCGCCGGTACCGACGCGTGTGTGACGCCCGTGCTGTCGTTCGCCGAGGTCGAGAGCGAACCGCACAACACCGAGCGCGACACCTTCTACCGCGAGAACGGCTATCTCTATCCGGCGCCGGCGCCGCGGTTCTCGCGCACCGCCACGTCCGCTCCCAAGCCGCCGGGGGTGCCGGGTGCCGACACCGAAGCTGTTGTGCAGGACTGGGTTTAA
- a CDS encoding DoxX family protein, whose product MSENSTQGPHSTVGLAATTGHPEAAPPRSHAAPDAGTSLALLILRLGVGAAALQAGLIKAFDFSATTGFMAQGGWRLPTFAAFMVTASETLGGIGMLVGALTPLAACSVLGAMLCAWAVNVSGAAFWSAPFNVPFLIGIGAAALLFAGAGAYSVDGRALTRLTWSLRVSAGLLALAFVVAILTWVALYGVNPIHFTAPPGAAAQ is encoded by the coding sequence ATGAGCGAGAACAGCACACAGGGACCGCACAGCACCGTGGGGCTGGCCGCAACGACCGGCCACCCCGAAGCCGCGCCGCCGCGGTCGCACGCCGCCCCCGACGCCGGCACGTCGTTGGCTCTACTGATCCTGCGACTCGGCGTGGGCGCCGCGGCGCTGCAGGCCGGACTCATCAAGGCCTTCGACTTCTCCGCCACCACCGGGTTCATGGCTCAGGGCGGCTGGCGGCTGCCGACGTTCGCGGCGTTCATGGTGACCGCCTCCGAGACGCTGGGCGGCATCGGCATGCTGGTCGGTGCGCTCACTCCGCTCGCGGCGTGTTCGGTGCTGGGCGCGATGCTGTGCGCGTGGGCGGTCAACGTCTCCGGCGCGGCGTTCTGGTCCGCGCCGTTCAACGTGCCGTTCCTGATCGGCATCGGGGCCGCGGCCTTGCTGTTCGCCGGCGCGGGCGCCTACTCGGTCGACGGTCGCGCGCTGACGCGTCTGACCTGGTCACTACGCGTTTCAGCGGGTCTGCTGGCACTCGCCTTCGTCGTCGCGATCCTGACCTGGGTAGCGCTCTACGGGGTGAACCCGATCCACTTCACCGCCCCGCCCGGCGCCGCCGCGCAGTGA
- a CDS encoding CPBP family intramembrane glutamic endopeptidase, translating to MRIARTRATPYDESAGVVRRRKIVVGVVLLVGASLLGYSLSRSPGDTTFIWLTLALAGVWAVGAFASGPLHFGRVQFRGHNKRPVITGTAVGLGLGAVFIVGGMVCREIPGVNAYITRVLEFSNAGPLWLITFITVINGLAEELFFRGALYTTLLKYRPVLVSTVLYVIATAATTGNPMLGFAAIILGTVCALERRATGGVLAPALTHFFWGLVMVLALPPMFGV from the coding sequence CTGCGGATAGCGCGGACCCGCGCCACCCCGTACGACGAGTCGGCCGGGGTGGTCCGCCGGCGCAAGATCGTCGTCGGCGTCGTGTTGCTCGTCGGCGCCAGCCTGCTCGGCTACTCGCTGAGTCGCTCGCCGGGTGACACCACATTCATCTGGCTCACCCTCGCGCTGGCGGGCGTGTGGGCGGTCGGCGCTTTCGCCTCGGGGCCACTGCATTTCGGGCGTGTGCAATTCCGCGGACACAACAAGCGTCCGGTGATCACCGGAACCGCCGTCGGGCTGGGCCTGGGCGCGGTGTTCATCGTCGGCGGCATGGTGTGCCGGGAGATTCCCGGCGTCAACGCGTACATCACCCGGGTCTTGGAGTTCTCCAACGCCGGGCCCCTCTGGCTGATCACCTTCATCACCGTCATCAACGGCCTCGCCGAGGAACTGTTCTTCCGCGGGGCGCTGTACACGACGCTGCTGAAGTACCGCCCGGTGCTCGTCTCCACCGTGCTCTACGTCATCGCGACGGCCGCCACCACCGGTAACCCGATGCTCGGCTTCGCCGCGATCATCCTCGGCACCGTCTGTGCGCTCGAGCGCCGAGCCACCGGGGGAGTGCTCGCGCCCGCGCTGACCCACTTCTTCTGGGGTCTGGTGATGGTGCTGGCACTGCCCCCGATGTTCGGCGTCTGA
- a CDS encoding enoyl-CoA hydratase, with translation MTTDTYTGIGDLTVGLDDGVLSVTLNRPDSLNSLTAPMLNTFAETLEQAAGDPQVRVVRIGGAGRGFSSGAGISEEDHANPGAAGTPADVLDAANRCIRAIVHLPQPAVAVVHGAAAGVGASLALACDVVLASEKAFFMLAFTKIGLMPDGGASALIAAAVGRIRAMRMALLAERIPAAEAFDWGLVSAVYPAEAFEAEVNRVVAALVSGPAVALRKTKDAINAATLTELEAALEREKTGQLSLLDSHDFREGTKAFQQRRAATFTDT, from the coding sequence ATGACGACGGACACCTATACCGGCATCGGCGACCTGACCGTCGGCCTCGACGACGGCGTGCTGTCGGTGACGCTGAACCGCCCGGACAGCCTCAACTCATTGACCGCACCGATGCTGAACACGTTTGCCGAGACACTGGAACAGGCTGCAGGCGACCCGCAGGTGCGGGTGGTGCGCATCGGCGGCGCCGGGCGCGGCTTCTCGTCGGGAGCCGGTATCAGCGAGGAAGACCACGCCAACCCCGGCGCAGCAGGTACCCCGGCCGACGTGCTGGACGCCGCCAACCGCTGCATCCGCGCGATCGTGCACCTGCCGCAACCCGCGGTAGCCGTGGTGCACGGTGCCGCGGCGGGCGTCGGCGCCTCGCTGGCGCTGGCTTGTGATGTCGTATTGGCCTCGGAGAAGGCCTTTTTCATGCTCGCCTTCACCAAGATCGGGCTGATGCCCGACGGTGGCGCCTCGGCGCTGATCGCCGCGGCGGTCGGCCGCATCCGGGCCATGCGGATGGCCCTGCTGGCCGAGCGCATCCCCGCCGCCGAGGCGTTCGACTGGGGTCTGGTCAGCGCGGTCTATCCGGCCGAAGCATTCGAGGCCGAGGTGAACCGTGTGGTCGCGGCGCTGGTGTCGGGACCGGCAGTGGCGTTGCGCAAGACCAAGGACGCGATCAACGCCGCGACGCTGACCGAGCTCGAGGCCGCGCTCGAACGGGAGAAGACGGGGCAGCTGTCGCTGCTCGATTCGCACGACTTCCGCGAGGGCACCAAGGCTTTCCAGCAGCGCAGGGCGGCGACCTTCACCGACACCTGA